A genomic stretch from Candidatus Hydrogenisulfobacillus filiaventi includes:
- a CDS encoding putative Methyltransferase type 11 (Evidence 3 : Putative function from multiple computational evidences), with product MSGTDDRFRTLLQLLESPGLTALIRHGLEQEVVLDTWMNDEQEEHIAPPAEAILSQAAEILTRRALAARAVYPSSPMPEGFVRSLFSELLTGTALYRAHRDTGTRLVTARVAEDAVARVMRFIAVEGGVAAASRYCTVINTHEDLNAIGYYGRMPLQDFLFGTLHRPWSTMILSEQLNVYREWDLVRIREDAGEGWLSLTPRGEAVLARLRTLLETAGEFAWRTNAQRSVIFGEINYDDVFEAVFPDANRVTRAYVESLALPAGARVLEIGAGTGRMTFDLGLAERVAAVGGTMVALDPSENFLRILRQKQRAHEAGFLTVVQGVVEALPFPERWFDVTVSAFVLHFTDFQRAAREMVRVTRPGGLIATLTSYGSSLDIPMVAAWFSPLQELAQRLDIRLFENRGLSGEMVKASWEAAGITDIQVKRVPVRSTAADPQAFLDFVLRGGAFFQGLLSRIPFQERWRIIRELERTGREYAARSRPEDLSHGYYLEMVYGHRAK from the coding sequence ATGAGCGGCACCGACGATCGGTTCCGGACCCTATTACAACTATTGGAGAGTCCTGGTCTAACGGCCCTGATCCGGCACGGACTGGAACAGGAGGTGGTACTCGACACCTGGATGAACGACGAGCAGGAGGAGCATATCGCTCCACCGGCCGAGGCTATCCTGAGCCAGGCGGCCGAAATCCTGACCCGACGGGCCCTGGCGGCGCGGGCGGTCTATCCCAGCTCCCCCATGCCGGAGGGCTTCGTGCGCTCATTGTTTTCCGAATTGTTAACCGGCACCGCCCTGTACCGCGCTCACCGCGACACCGGTACCCGCCTGGTGACGGCACGGGTGGCGGAGGATGCGGTAGCCCGGGTGATGCGGTTTATCGCTGTTGAAGGCGGGGTGGCGGCGGCCAGCCGTTACTGCACGGTCATCAATACCCACGAGGACCTCAACGCCATCGGTTATTACGGCCGCATGCCGCTGCAGGACTTTCTCTTCGGGACCCTGCACCGGCCCTGGTCGACCATGATTCTGTCCGAACAGCTCAATGTGTACCGGGAGTGGGACCTGGTCCGGATCCGGGAGGATGCCGGTGAAGGATGGCTGTCCCTGACTCCGCGCGGGGAAGCGGTGTTGGCGCGCCTGCGTACCCTCCTGGAGACAGCGGGCGAGTTCGCGTGGCGGACCAACGCCCAACGCTCGGTCATTTTTGGCGAGATTAACTATGACGACGTGTTTGAGGCCGTATTCCCGGATGCCAACCGGGTTACCCGGGCCTACGTGGAGAGCCTGGCGCTGCCCGCGGGGGCCCGGGTGTTGGAGATAGGGGCCGGGACCGGGCGGATGACCTTCGATCTGGGTCTGGCGGAACGGGTAGCGGCGGTAGGCGGAACCATGGTGGCCCTGGACCCGTCCGAGAACTTCCTGCGCATCCTGCGGCAGAAACAACGTGCCCACGAGGCGGGGTTCCTGACGGTAGTCCAGGGGGTGGTCGAGGCGCTGCCCTTTCCTGAGCGCTGGTTTGACGTCACCGTTAGCGCCTTTGTCCTCCACTTCACCGATTTCCAGCGCGCCGCCCGCGAGATGGTCCGGGTGACCCGGCCCGGCGGCCTAATTGCCACCCTCACCAGCTACGGGTCCTCGCTGGACATCCCTATGGTAGCAGCGTGGTTCTCCCCCTTGCAGGAGCTGGCCCAGCGGCTTGACATCCGCCTGTTCGAGAACCGGGGGTTAAGCGGGGAGATGGTGAAGGCCAGCTGGGAGGCGGCCGGGATCACCGACATCCAGGTGAAACGGGTTCCGGTCCGCAGCACCGCCGCGGATCCGCAGGCGTTTCTGGATTTCGTGCTGCGCGGCGGGGCGTTTTTTCAGGGCCTTCTTTCCCGCATCCCGTTTCAGGAACGCTGGCGTATCATCCGGGAGCTGGAACGCACGGGGCGGGAGTATGCTGCCCGCAGCCGTCCTGAGGACCTTAGTCACGGCTACTACCTGGAAATGGTGTACGGGCATCGGGCCAAGTAA
- a CDS encoding protein of unknown function (Evidence 5 : Unknown function), with amino-acid sequence MQKTAIGSDGRRWRAAGPAIEETGSRYITQDAMRLQQRAKLRTAVEGSEHEALTGEEQEDLLLMREEEKLARDVYIRLYEQWGLRPFDHISGAEKMHMDAVLALLTLHALPDPVEGLGVAAFSGRNCSSCMISWCSRASESPVEAVRVGLLIEELDIKGLKGPDGRTSKPWIRAVYAELEHGSRNHLRTFYRWKQRLRAAYTPQHLAPEEFERTALSAHETCWCPGPLAVASSSSRLSFTVPLTYRRGRLPAWPARCTHTHRRPRLPPGVAVPVQPEARCRFFDRLSGLVAGR; translated from the coding sequence ATGCAGAAGACGGCAATAGGCAGCGATGGCAGGCGTTGGCGCGCGGCCGGCCCCGCGATAGAGGAGACCGGGAGCCGGTATATCACCCAGGACGCCATGCGGTTGCAACAGCGCGCCAAGCTGCGCACCGCGGTGGAGGGGAGTGAGCACGAAGCCCTGACGGGCGAGGAGCAGGAGGATCTCCTGCTGATGCGGGAAGAGGAGAAGCTGGCGCGCGATGTTTACATCCGCCTTTACGAACAGTGGGGCCTGCGGCCATTTGACCACATTAGCGGTGCCGAGAAGATGCACATGGATGCGGTGCTGGCCCTACTGACGCTCCATGCGCTGCCGGATCCGGTAGAGGGGCTTGGTGTGGCCGCTTTCAGCGGGCGGAACTGCAGCAGCTGTATGATCAGCTGGTGCAGCAGGGCCTCGGAGAGTCCGGTAGAAGCGGTCCGGGTCGGACTACTGATTGAGGAGCTGGACATTAAGGGTCTGAAAGGGCCGGACGGCCGGACCAGCAAGCCCTGGATCCGGGCCGTCTATGCCGAACTCGAACACGGGTCGCGCAACCATCTGCGCACCTTCTACCGCTGGAAGCAGAGGCTGAGGGCTGCCTACACACCGCAACATCTGGCTCCGGAGGAGTTTGAAAGGACGGCCCTCTCCGCGCATGAGACCTGCTGGTGCCCTGGACCCCTGGCCGTGGCATCCAGCAGCTCCCGCCTATCGTTTACAGTCCCGCTGACATACCGCCGGGGGCGGCTGCCCGCTTGGCCTGCCAGGTGCACCCATACCCATCGCCGGCCACGGCTGCCGCCTGGGGTAGCAGTCCCCGTCCAACCGGAGGCCCGCTGCCGGTTTTTCGACCGTTTGAGCGGCTTGGTGGCGGGGCGCTGA
- a CDS encoding protein of unknown function (Evidence 5 : Unknown function), whose translation MLSRPRIAALYRVRTIALHHEGRAVSLLPDRALARKPGASTRQRVDVGHRFLCAWQQLPGSSTPATPRR comes from the coding sequence GTGCTATCCCGCCCCCGTATCGCGGCCCTGTACCGGGTGAGGACCATCGCCCTGCACCATGAGGGCCGGGCGGTCTCCCTCCTTCCCGACAGGGCGCTTGCCCGTAAGCCCGGCGCCTCCACCCGGCAACGGGTGGATGTTGGGCACAGATTTCTATGTGCCTGGCAACAGTTACCAGGATCATCAACGCCGGCAACACCCAGGCGGTAG
- a CDS encoding protein of unknown function (Evidence 5 : Unknown function): protein MRLPGRVRKGVVPAGRKPGNRPPEQLEAPAVKRPRLSDIGAGGGMAGHAFRFREHFPGYRAVTFRRLRAARQDEPRAATVRRGRCPPVSPVSPLREHRPPVWRT, encoded by the coding sequence ATGCGGCTTCCGGGCCGGGTTCGGAAGGGGGTGGTTCCGGCAGGAAGAAAGCCCGGGAACCGCCCGCCGGAGCAGTTGGAAGCCCCCGCCGTCAAGCGGCCCAGGCTATCGGATATCGGAGCCGGGGGCGGGATGGCTGGCCATGCCTTCCGGTTCCGGGAGCATTTCCCGGGGTACCGTGCGGTCACCTTCCGCCGTTTGCGCGCCGCCCGCCAGGATGAACCGAGGGCGGCCACAGTCCGGAGGGGACGGTGCCCACCCGTATCGCCCGTCAGCCCTCTGCGGGAGCACCGGCCGCCAGTCTGGCGGACGTAA
- a CDS encoding conserved membrane protein of unknown function (Evidence 4 : Unknown function but conserved in other organisms): MRGTSRWWVLMAGLGLGLGIVRAALGPLHSNVVVSVIAALLAAVIVVLAGRELRRHAGHFALAGGGLGVVYAALASWPIWLVHLNRAQVRALLISRVHATPSDVLVTRTMHLLNAPAAHGLSYVGTLLVGFLIGLILGAVGGWTTRPGEPSRAV; this comes from the coding sequence ATGCGGGGAACCAGCCGGTGGTGGGTGCTGATGGCGGGATTGGGGCTGGGACTGGGAATAGTCCGGGCCGCGCTAGGGCCCTTGCACAGCAACGTGGTGGTGTCCGTGATCGCGGCCCTGCTGGCGGCGGTGATTGTCGTCCTGGCCGGCCGGGAGCTCCGGCGTCATGCCGGACACTTCGCCCTAGCGGGCGGAGGACTGGGGGTGGTGTATGCGGCCTTAGCCAGCTGGCCGATCTGGCTGGTGCACCTTAACCGCGCCCAGGTACGGGCCTTGTTGATCAGCCGGGTGCATGCGACGCCGTCGGATGTCCTGGTCACCCGGACGATGCATTTGTTGAACGCCCCTGCAGCCCATGGGTTGAGCTATGTAGGGACACTCCTGGTCGGGTTCCTGATCGGTCTCATTCTGGGGGCTGTCGGCGGCTGGACCACCCGGCCCGGCGAGCCGTCGCGCGCAGTGTAG
- a CDS encoding conserved protein of unknown function (Evidence 4 : Unknown function but conserved in other organisms) → MAAGLSGRYAWPAQALFGVTVLLFLLVAGYAFATAGGWGWIAYGTGGALFFAGMLVLYARPVPVLITPQGVFIRYRRVDVTRRIRFVRWRSPELLVIDFNPLYQLRVTGEAAQVRAAWAILAARFPAQGPGAPGGPTGP, encoded by the coding sequence ATGGCCGCCGGACTATCCGGCCGGTATGCCTGGCCGGCGCAGGCGCTCTTCGGGGTGACCGTTCTGCTGTTTCTGCTGGTGGCGGGATATGCCTTCGCCACCGCCGGAGGATGGGGCTGGATCGCCTACGGGACGGGCGGCGCGCTGTTCTTTGCCGGGATGCTGGTGCTCTATGCCCGGCCGGTTCCCGTGCTGATTACGCCTCAGGGAGTGTTTATCCGGTACCGGCGGGTGGATGTCACCCGCCGCATCCGTTTCGTCCGGTGGCGGTCTCCGGAGCTCCTGGTGATTGACTTCAACCCGCTTTACCAGCTGCGGGTCACCGGTGAGGCCGCGCAGGTCCGGGCGGCCTGGGCCATCCTGGCAGCCCGCTTTCCGGCGCAGGGTCCCGGTGCCCCGGGTGGCCCCACCGGACCCTGA